A part of Brassica rapa cultivar Chiifu-401-42 chromosome A05, CAAS_Brap_v3.01, whole genome shotgun sequence genomic DNA contains:
- the LOC103869860 gene encoding probable sulfate transporter 3.4, whose translation MGHGTNRIEDMSSPNNETAANARETVVEIHSVCLPPKKTTFQKLKKRFGDVFFPDDPLERFRNQTWRNKVILGLQSLFPIFTWGSQYDLKLFRSDVISDIVLILKFILQGISYAKLANLPPIVGLYSSFVPPLIYSVLGSSKHLAVGPVSIASLVMGSMLSESVSPTQDSILYLKLAFTSTFFAGLFQASLGLLRLGFVIDFLSKATLVGFTAGAAVIVSLQQLKGLLGIVHFTGKMQFVPVMSSVINTRSEWSWETIVMGLGFLIILLTTRHLSMRKPKLFWISAASPLASVVISTLLVYLIRDKTHAISFIGHLPKGLNPPSVNMLYFSAAHLALAIKTGIITGILSLTEGIAVGRTFASLKNYQVNGNKEMMAIGFMNMAGSCTSCYVTTGSFSRSAVNVNAGAKTAVSNIVMASAVLVTLLFLMPLFYYTPNLILAAIILTAVIGLIDYQAAYKLWKVDKFDFFTCMCSFFGVLFVSVPLGLAIAVGVSVIKILLHVTRPNTLEFGNIPGTQIYQSLKRYREASRVPGFLILAVESPLYFANCTYLQERILRWTREEENRIKENNDRNLKCIILDMTAVSSIDTSGIEAVFELRRRLEKQSLQLVLVNPVGSVMEKLHKSKIIESLGLSGLYLTVGEAVSDLSSTWKAHGQP comes from the exons ATGGGTCATGGCACGAACAGAATAGAAGACATGTCATCTCCCAACAACGAAACCGCTGCAAACGCGAGAGAAACTGTCGTGGAGATACACAGCGTATGTCTACCGCCGAAGAAAACAACGTTTCAGAAACTGAAAAAGCGTTTTGGTGATGTTTTCTTCCCTGATGATCCTTTAGAGAGGTTTAGGAACCAGACATGGAGAAACAAAGTGATTCTTGGTCTACAAAGCTTGTTTCCTATATTCACATGGGGTTCTCAGTACGATCTCAAGCTTTTTAGGTCTGATGTTATCTCTGAC attgtgttaattttgaaatttatattgcAGGGAATCAGTTATGCCAAGCTAGCAAACTTACCACCCATTGTTGGTCTTT ATTCAAGCTTCGTGCCGCCACTTATATACTCGGTTCTTGGGAGTTCTAAGCATTTGGCAGTTGGTCCTGTCTCTATAGCATCACTTGTCATGGGCTCAATGCTAAGTGAAAGTGTTTCTCCAACACAAGACTCAATACTATATCTCAAACTGGCTTTCACATCAACTTTCTTTGCTGGCCTCTTCCAAGCCTCCCTTGGCCTTCTCAG gctGGGATTTGTGATTGACTTTTTGTCAAAGGCAACATTGGTTGGTTTTACTGCTGGTGCTGCAGTGATTGTGTCACTTCAACAGCTTAAGGGTCTTCTTGGAATCGTTCACTTCACTGGCAAAATGCAATTTGTTCCTGTCATGTCCTCTGTTATCAACACTAGATCCGAA TGGTCATGGGAAACTATTGTGATGGGTCTTGGCTTCTTGATCATTCTCTTAACCACAAGACACCTT AGCATGAGGAAGCCAAAACTTTTCTGGATATCAGCTGCATCACCATTGGCATCAGTTGTTATCTCAACTCTTCTTGTATACCTCATCAGAGACAAGACTCATGCCATCTCTTTT ATTGGCCATCTGCCAAAGGGTTTGAATCCTCCTTCAGTAAACATGTTGTACTTTAGTGCTGCTCATCTTGCTCTTGCCATCAAGACTGGTATCATCACAGGGATTCTCTCCCTTACA GAAGGGATTGCTGTAGGGAGAACCTTTGCATCTCTAAAGAACTATCAAGTTAATGGGAACAAAGAAATGATGGCTATAGGTTTTATGAACATGGCTGGTTCTTGCACCTCTTGCTATGTTACAACAG gGTCTTTCTCAAGATCTGCAGTAAACGTCAATGCTGGAGCCAAAACAGCAGTTTCAAACATTGTGATGGCATCAGCAGTTCTTGTGACCCTTTTGTTTCTGATGCCACTCTTCTACTACACTCCTAATCTGATCCTAGCCGCCATCATCTTAACCGCTGTGATAGGCCTCATTGATTACCAAGCGGCTTACAAGCTCTGGAAAGTTGACAAATTCGATTTCTTCACTTGCATGTGTTCCTTCTTTGGCGTTCTCTTCGTCTCTGTGCCTCTTGGCTTAGCAATAGCA GTGGGAGTTTCAGTTATCAAGATCTTGTTGCATGTTACAAGGCCAAACACTTTAGAGTTCGGAAACATCCCTGGGACTCAGATATATCAGAGTCTCAAAAGATACAGAGAAGCCTCAAGAGTCCCTGGTTTCTTAATTCTTGCTGTTGAATCTCCATTATACTTCGCCAACTGCACTTACTTACAAGAAAG GATCTTGAGATGGACCAGGGAAGAGGAAAATCGGATCAAGGAAAACAATGATAGAAACTTAAAGTGCATTATTCTTGACATGACAG CTGTGTCTTCCATAGACACAAGTGGGATTGAAGCGGTGTTTGAACTTAGGAGGAGGCTTGAGAAGCAATCACTTCAG CTTGTGCTGGTGAATCCTGTGGGGAGTGTTATGGAAAAGCTACACAAGTCCAAGATCATTGAGTCATTGGGGCTGAGTGGACTTTATCTAACAGTTGGTGAAGCTGTTTCTGATCTCTCATCAACATGGAAAGCTCATGGCCAGCCATGA